The Thermococcus sp. M39 genome window below encodes:
- a CDS encoding HPP family protein encodes MCIVVGKRKHIQMQRKQELSHNIRYISKVPVKLVMDREFLKVHPEDSLITLIENLRGEETSAVVVDDEGKLLGFITMKDLLHFFSPPRRYSIVGLGLLKKYTINRASRVEDIMITKPITIHISDNLGHAIKLMIETGKHHLPVVDDEKHVHGILEVKDIIRLIRIVSL; translated from the coding sequence ATGTGTATTGTGGTTGGAAAGAGAAAACACATCCAGATGCAGAGAAAGCAAGAGTTAAGTCATAACATTCGCTATATATCGAAAGTTCCTGTGAAACTTGTCATGGATAGGGAATTTCTAAAAGTTCATCCCGAAGATTCCCTCATAACCCTAATTGAGAACCTTAGGGGAGAGGAAACTTCTGCAGTTGTTGTTGACGATGAGGGCAAGCTTCTGGGATTCATTACAATGAAGGACTTGCTTCATTTCTTCAGCCCACCAAGGAGATACTCTATTGTTGGTCTAGGACTTTTGAAGAAGTACACAATCAACAGAGCATCGCGCGTTGAGGACATAATGATTACAAAGCCCATAACAATCCATATTAGCGACAACTTGGGTCATGCAATAAAATTGATGATTGAGACTGGAAAGCATCATCTCCCAGTTGTTGATGATGAAAAACATGTTCATGGAATCTTAGAAGTGAAGGATATTATAAGGCTCATTAGAATAGTATCGCTTTAG
- a CDS encoding cation:proton antiporter, translated as MDVFLELATILIAAKIFGYLATRIRMPAALGQLVGGIIIGPSILHFVSYSEDVHLISELGIVLLLFLAGLETDVEEFKRVGVPAFLVAIGGVAVPFLFGYASALFFGYSKVQALFLGGVLTATSVGLTASILMEMKKLRGKEGTTILAAAVVDDVLGIIVLTILVALNTKGHVYIDDLLILLGEVAFFFVISILIGTRAIKEALKLSSKIELPETVTAFALSITLIFAYIAEKFQIAGITGAYLAGLIIAQTDEARRITTKTMTIAYSLFVPVFLVSIGIKSDIRILLHAGTFALVYSLVGIFGKIVGCGAGALLAKFKPKEALRVGVGMIPRMEVALIMANVALTEGVFDQGIFSIPVTMVIITTIITPPLLKWTFARD; from the coding sequence TTGGATGTATTCCTTGAACTTGCGACGATACTGATAGCCGCAAAGATCTTTGGATATTTAGCGACTAGGATAAGGATGCCCGCAGCACTGGGTCAGCTCGTTGGAGGAATCATTATCGGCCCTTCTATTCTCCATTTTGTGAGCTATTCTGAGGATGTACACTTGATAAGTGAGCTCGGCATTGTTCTGCTCCTCTTTCTTGCAGGTCTTGAAACAGATGTTGAGGAATTTAAGCGTGTTGGTGTTCCGGCTTTTCTCGTTGCCATTGGTGGCGTCGCTGTGCCTTTCCTCTTTGGCTATGCCTCTGCGCTGTTCTTTGGGTATTCAAAAGTTCAAGCCCTCTTTCTTGGCGGGGTTTTAACTGCTACAAGTGTTGGACTAACGGCGAGCATTTTAATGGAGATGAAAAAGCTTAGAGGGAAAGAGGGAACAACTATATTGGCTGCTGCCGTTGTTGATGACGTTCTCGGCATTATTGTTCTCACGATTCTAGTCGCGCTGAATACAAAAGGCCATGTTTACATTGATGATTTGCTTATCCTCCTTGGAGAAGTAGCGTTTTTCTTTGTTATCAGCATTCTCATTGGAACCCGTGCTATAAAAGAAGCCCTGAAATTATCTTCAAAAATCGAATTGCCAGAAACTGTTACCGCTTTTGCCCTCTCTATAACTTTGATATTTGCATATATAGCTGAGAAGTTCCAAATAGCTGGCATTACTGGAGCTTACTTGGCCGGTCTGATAATAGCTCAAACAGATGAAGCTAGGAGAATAACAACTAAGACAATGACAATAGCGTATTCCCTCTTTGTTCCTGTGTTTTTGGTCAGCATAGGCATAAAGAGTGACATCAGAATACTCCTCCATGCGGGAACTTTTGCCCTTGTTTATTCTTTAGTGGGTATTTTTGGTAAGATTGTGGGATGTGGAGCTGGAGCATTACTGGCTAAGTTCAAGCCCAAAGAAGCTCTCCGTGTTGGTGTTGGCATGATACCAAGGATGGAAGTTGCTTTGATTATGGCCAACGTTGCTTTAACGGAAGGTGTTTTTGACCAAGGAATTTTCTCGATCCCAGTAACTATGGTAATCATAACAACAATAATAACGCCGCCTCTTCTCAAATGGACATTTGCGAGGGATTAA